The following coding sequences lie in one Pseudoxanthomonas sp. SE1 genomic window:
- a CDS encoding sigma-70 family RNA polymerase sigma factor: MPTELDDWFIREVLVHERALVLFLQRAWPHRDEWHDLRQEAYARVYEAAARTRPDAPKAFLFATARHLMTDRLRRSRVVSIESVGDFESSNVYLIDEVSPERWTGTRQALKRMVEALDRLPDRCREVVWLRRVEELPQKDVARQLGISEKTVEKHLAKGMRLLADHLYGGDAVHGPAARTAARPVMDEDDGHDRQQTD, from the coding sequence ATGCCCACCGAACTGGACGACTGGTTCATCCGCGAGGTGCTCGTCCACGAACGGGCGCTGGTGCTGTTCCTGCAGCGTGCCTGGCCCCATCGCGACGAATGGCACGACCTGCGGCAGGAGGCCTACGCGCGGGTCTACGAGGCGGCGGCACGCACGCGGCCGGACGCGCCGAAGGCCTTCCTGTTCGCCACCGCCCGCCACCTGATGACCGACCGCCTGCGCCGCAGCCGGGTGGTGTCGATCGAGTCGGTGGGTGATTTCGAGTCCTCGAACGTCTACCTGATCGATGAGGTGTCGCCGGAGCGGTGGACCGGGACCCGACAGGCGCTCAAGCGCATGGTCGAGGCCCTGGACCGGCTTCCCGACCGTTGCCGCGAAGTGGTGTGGCTGCGGCGGGTGGAGGAACTGCCGCAGAAGGACGTCGCCCGGCAACTGGGCATCAGCGAGAAGACAGTGGAAAAACATCTGGCCAAGGGGATGCGCCTGCTCGCCGACCACCTGTACGGCGGCGACGCCGTGCATGGACCGGCCGCACGAACGGCTGCCCGGCCCGTCATGGACGAGGACGACGGACATGACCGACAGCAGACGGATTGA
- a CDS encoding isoaspartyl peptidase/L-asparaginase: MRDGVLVAVASPVLVIHGGAGVERAGMTPAEEDAARTALEAALRAGHAQLESGKPALDAVTAAIAVLEDAPQFNAGRGAVFTHDGRNELDSSIMDGATGKAGAVAGVHRVKNPITLARAVMEKSRHVMMVGGGAEAFAKEQGIALVDPSYFRTEKRWQQLQKALQEEAQAQASNTPLALPGKAYFGTVGALALDAKGQLAAGTSTGGMTNKRYGRVGDAPIIGAGTWADDRCAVSGTGWGEYYIRAAAAHEICARVRLSGQGIARAAGGVINGDIPKAGGDGGAIALGADGSIAFPFNTEGMYRGWIGADGVPHVAIYKEDPLPVR; encoded by the coding sequence GTGCGCGACGGCGTGCTGGTGGCGGTGGCGTCGCCGGTACTGGTGATCCACGGCGGTGCGGGCGTCGAGCGTGCCGGGATGACGCCGGCCGAGGAAGACGCCGCACGCACCGCGCTGGAAGCCGCGCTGCGTGCCGGCCATGCGCAACTGGAGAGCGGCAAGCCAGCGCTGGACGCCGTGACCGCCGCCATCGCCGTGCTGGAAGACGCGCCGCAGTTCAATGCGGGCCGCGGCGCGGTGTTCACCCACGACGGCAGGAACGAACTCGATTCCTCGATCATGGACGGCGCCACCGGCAAGGCGGGCGCGGTCGCCGGTGTGCACCGGGTCAAGAATCCGATCACGCTGGCGCGCGCGGTGATGGAAAAATCGCGCCACGTGATGATGGTCGGCGGCGGCGCGGAAGCTTTCGCGAAGGAGCAGGGCATCGCGCTCGTCGACCCGTCGTACTTCCGCACCGAAAAGCGCTGGCAGCAGTTGCAGAAGGCACTGCAGGAAGAAGCGCAGGCGCAGGCGAGCAATACGCCGCTGGCGTTGCCGGGCAAGGCCTACTTCGGCACGGTCGGCGCCCTGGCACTGGATGCGAAGGGACAACTGGCTGCGGGCACGTCCACCGGCGGCATGACCAACAAGCGCTACGGTCGCGTGGGCGACGCACCCATCATCGGTGCAGGCACCTGGGCCGACGACCGTTGCGCGGTTTCCGGTACCGGCTGGGGGGAGTACTACATCCGTGCGGCGGCCGCGCACGAGATCTGCGCGCGCGTGCGCCTGTCCGGGCAGGGCATCGCCCGCGCGGCCGGGGGGGTGATCAACGGCGACATTCCCAAGGCCGGCGGCGACGGCGGCGCGATCGCCCTCGGCGCCGACGGCAGCATCGCGTTCCCGTTCAACACCGAAGGCATGTACCGCGGCTGGATCGGCGCCGACGGCGTGCCGCACGTCGCCATCTACAAGGAAGACCCGTTGCCTGTGCGCTGA